The Astatotilapia calliptera chromosome 2, fAstCal1.2, whole genome shotgun sequence genome includes a window with the following:
- the slitrk2 gene encoding SLIT and NTRK-like protein 2 encodes MLSGVLLLSVLTVTSLSPSETESRKTSASKDICKTRCVCEERENILNINCENKGFTTVSQFQAPPNKISQLFLNGNFLSRLSANEFVNYGNVTSLHLGNNGLQEIRPGAFNGLRFLKRLHLNNNNLEVIKEDTFTGLESLEYLQADYNYISAIEPGAFSKLNKLKVLILNDNLLLSLPPNIFRFVLLTHLDLRGNRLKMLPFAGVLEHIGGIMEIQLEENPWNCTCDLIPLKSWLDTISVFVGDIVCETPFRLHGKDITQLIKQDLCPRRNAGERVHPASDSHFPGALAPTYHPGINTPTRAPKASRPPKMRYRPTPRLSKDKHVFGPIMVYQTRSPVPMLCPSVCVCTSQNPESGLNINCQERKLHNITELHPKPSYPKKLHLTGNYLQMIYRTDLTEYSSLELLHLGNNRIAVIQEGAFENLTNLRRLYLNGNYIESLSQSLFAGLQSLQYLYLEYNIIKEILPQTFNSLHNLQLLFLNNNLLRSLPDNVFGGTMLTRLNLRNNHFSYLPVRGVLDQLSAFIQIDLQENPWDCTCDIVALKNWMELSSTSVVVNEITCDSPSKHAGRLLRSLRNEAICPEPSEVPPLQQAPPTKAPTLSSPHTEAPTPSSSSSSPTSSPSSSFSSVSPTESRLHTPELHPEVPLSVLILGLLVVFILSVCFGAGLFVFVLKRRKGVEHIPTGANNLDLNSFQVQYGSYAPEPTQDKSSESHVYNYIPPPVGSMCQNPIYMQKDGEQVAYYRNLKELSFGPLDTKKDDILHRSPGAYTISTVDFMDKSPTSCGLVTPEPPEMLYQNLGERPNKELPTTAGIPPFTYNFCTLPKRPCIVPPYEAATARRHISNQDRVNKTVLYGTPRKYFGPEHPSKNEHPLLLPGKLKAEPDYLEVLEKQTAMSQL; translated from the coding sequence ATGCTGAGCGGCGTCCTCTTGCTGAGCGTCCTCACGGTCACCAGCCTGTCACCGTCCGAAACGGAGAGCCGCAAAACTTCAGCCTCCAAAGATATCTGCAAGACGCGCTGCGTCTGCGAAGAGCGAGAGAACATCCTGAACATCAACTGCGAGAATAAAGGATTTACCACCGTCAGCCAGTTTCAGGCGCCTCCCAATAAAATCTCCCAGCTTTTTCTGAACGGAAACTTCCTGTCACGGCTCAGCGCAAATGAGTTCGTCAATTACGGCAATGTCACCTCGCTGCATCTTGGAAATAATGGCTTGCAGGAGATCCGACCGGGTGCTTTTAACGGGCTCCGCTTCCTGAAGCGGCTCCACTTGAACAACAATAACTTGGAGGTGATTAAAGAGGACACGTTTACAGGATTGGAGAGTTTGGAGTATTTACAGGCAGATTATAATTATATCAGTGCCATCGAGCCTGGCGCTTTCAGTAAACTGAACAAGCTCAAAGTGTTGATCCTCAACGACAACCTGCTGTTGTCTCTGCCTCCTAATATCTTCCGCTTTGTGCTCCTCACGCATTTGGATTTACGTGGTAACCGACTGAAGATGCTGCCCTTTGCGGGGGTCCTGGAGCACATAGGTGGCATCATGGAGATTCAGCTAGAGGAGAACCCGTGGAACTGCACCTGTGATCTAATCCCCCTCAAATCCTGGCTGGACaccatctctgtgtttgtggggGACATAGTGTGTGAGACGCCATTCAGGCTGCACGGCAAAGACATCACACAGCTCATAAAGCAGGATCTGTGCCCCCGCAGGAACGCAGGGGAGCGTGTTCACCCTGCCTCCGACTCTCATTTTCCAGGGGCCCTGGCCCCGACCTACCACCCTGGTATTAACACCCCCACCCGAGCCCCAAAAGCTTCTCGCCCTCCCAAAATGCGCTACAGACCCACCCCTCGCCTCTCAAAGGACAAACACGTCTTTGGGCCCATAATGGTTTACCAAACACGCTCCCCTGTGCCCATGCTGTGTCCCAGTGTGTGCGTTTGCACGTCACAAAATCCAGAGAGTGGACTGAACATCAATTGCCAAGAGCGGAAGTTACACAACATTACTGAGCTTCACCCCAAGCCCTCCTACCCAAAGAAACTCCACCTCACTGGTAACTATTTACAAATGATTTACAGAACTGATCTGACTGAGTACAGCTCGCTGGAGCTGCTGCATTTAGGGAATAACAGGATAGCAGTGATTCAAGAAGGAGCTTTTGAGAATCTCACAAACCTCAGACGGTTATATCTGAATGGGAATTATATTGAATCACTCTCTCAGTCTCTCTTTGCTGGTCTGCAGTCTCTCCAGTATCTCTATTTGGAATATAACATCATCAAGGAAATTTTACCACAAACATTTAACTCACTTCACAACCTTCAGCTGCTGTTTCTCAACAACAACCTGCTGCGATCCCTCCCTGACAATGTGTTCGGGGGCACCATGCTAACAAGACTCAACCTGCGGAATAATCATTTCTCCTACCTTCCAGTTCGCGGTGTTCTAGACCAGCTGTCTGCATTCATTCAGATCGACCTGCAGGAGAACCCCTGGGACTGCACCTGTGACATCGTCGCCCTCAAAAACTGGATGGAGCTGTCCAGTACCAGCGTGGTGGTTAATGAAATAACCTGTGATTCCCCCTCGAAGCATGCGGGGCGCCTACTGCGCTCCCTTCGCAATGAGGCCATCTGCCCTGAGCCCAGCGAGGTGCCCCCACTGCAGCAGGCACCCCCTACGAAAGCTCCCACATTAAGCAGCCCTCACACTGAAGCCCCCAccccctcttcctcttcttcttctcccactTCTTCCccgtcttcttctttcagctcagtCAGCCCCACTGAATCCCGCCTCCACACCCCTGAGTTACACCCCGAGGTCCCCCTTTCAGTCCTCATACTTGGGCTCCTTGTGGTTTTCATCTTGTCGGTCTGCTTTGGCGCTGgcctctttgtttttgttctaaAACGGCGCAAAGGGGTCGAACACATCCCCACAGGTGCTAACAACTTAGATCTCAACTCTTTCCAAGTGCAGTATGGCTCCTACGCTCCTGAACCAACCCAAGACAAAAGCTCTGAAAGCCACGTTTATAACTACATTCCCCCACCCGTGGGCTCCATGTGCCAAAACCCCATTTACATGCAGAAGGATGGTGAACAGGTGGCTTATTACCGCAACCTGAAGGAGCTCAGCTTTGGACCTCTGGACACAAAGAAGGACGACATCCTTCACCGCAGCCCAGGGGCCTACACCATCAGCACAGTGGATTTTATGGATAAATCTCCAACGTCATGTGGCTTGGTCACCCCGGAGCCTCCTGAGATGTTGTATCAGAACTTAGGGGAAAGGCCCAACAAAGAACTCCCCACAACGGCAGGCATCCCTCCATTCACCTACAACTTTTGCACTCTGCCTAAGAGACCTTGCATCGTGCCCCCTTATGAGGCTGCCACAGCACGGAGGCACATCAGCAACCAGGACAGGGTGAACAAAACTGTGTTGTATGGCACCCCGAGGAAATACTTTGGGCCCGAACACCCTTCTAAAAATGAGCACCCACTCCTGCTCCCTGGAAAGCTAAAAGCAGAGCCCGACTACCTGGAGGTTCTGGAGAAACAGACTGCCATGAGCCAACTGTAA
- the LOC113032500 gene encoding uncharacterized protein LOC113032500 isoform X1 gives MYSAPASMDSFCVLDMDVLSHCKSAFGKIDYVSCVSEFMQCRFCKFTSSSQETLVKHFRLHHGQGAHWPCIHTDFISEEFHRITSKDLLGTFNASLDKFVPGLLKLYRSKKGALGEEMEDILDKLDEQTSDIVSHQKTAALRGLPIFLGEDATQVFLKCLDTDILEPVLNGASVAILTILQDDDADTSVREHAVVLEGDIVLHNIPDLSTALAYLFGLLYALNIDYPKQMSLPLKQFRASFLNSVALDAHSA, from the exons ATGTATTCAGCTCCTGCATCTATGGATTCCTTCTGTGTGTTAGATATGGATGTTTTATCCCATTGCAAAAGTGCTTTTGGCAAAATTGACTATGTCTCTTGTGTTTCAGAGTTCATGCAGTGCCGATTTTGCAAATTCACAAGCTCCAGTCAAGAGACTCTTGTGAAACATTTCCGCCTTCATCACGGACAAGGTGCACATTGGCCATGCATTCACACAGACTtt ATATCTGAAGAATTTCATCGGATCACAAGCAAAGACCTCCTGGGGACGTTCAATGCATCCCTGGACAAATTTGTGCCTGGCCTGCTGAAACTATACCGGTCTAAGAAGGGAGCTCTTGGTGAGGAGATGGAAGACATCTTGGATAAACTTGATGAACAG ACATCTGACATTGTGTCCCACCAaaagacagcagcactgagaggCCTGCCCATTTTCCTCGGAGAGGATGCAACACAGGTTTTCCTGAAGTGCTTA gacACTGACATTTTGGAACCAGTGTTGAACGGTGCATCAGTTGCCATCCTCACCATCCTGCAAGATGACGATGCCGATACGTCTGTGCGAGaacatgctgttgtgttggaagGGGACATCGTGCTACATAACATTCCAGACCTCTCTACTGCCTTGGCATACCTCTTTGGCCTTCTGTATGCCCTCAACATTGATTATCCAAAGCAGATGAGTTTACCTTTGAAGCAATTCAGGGCATCTTTTTTGAACTCGGTGGCTCTCGATGCTCACAGCGCATAA
- the LOC113032500 gene encoding uncharacterized protein LOC113032500 isoform X2: MEDILDKLDEQTSDIVSHQKTAALRGLPIFLGEDATQVFLKCLDTDILEPVLNGASVAILTILQDDDADTSVREHAVVLEGDIVLHNIPDLSTALAYLFGLLYALNIDYPKQMSLPLKQFRASFLNSVALDAHSA; this comes from the exons ATGGAAGACATCTTGGATAAACTTGATGAACAG ACATCTGACATTGTGTCCCACCAaaagacagcagcactgagaggCCTGCCCATTTTCCTCGGAGAGGATGCAACACAGGTTTTCCTGAAGTGCTTA gacACTGACATTTTGGAACCAGTGTTGAACGGTGCATCAGTTGCCATCCTCACCATCCTGCAAGATGACGATGCCGATACGTCTGTGCGAGaacatgctgttgtgttggaagGGGACATCGTGCTACATAACATTCCAGACCTCTCTACTGCCTTGGCATACCTCTTTGGCCTTCTGTATGCCCTCAACATTGATTATCCAAAGCAGATGAGTTTACCTTTGAAGCAATTCAGGGCATCTTTTTTGAACTCGGTGGCTCTCGATGCTCACAGCGCATAA